The nucleotide sequence TTCATCCCACTAACAAGGACCTGGCTTCGGCGTCATGTGAGCTCACCCTGGCAGTAATATGCAGAATTGAGTGATAAACTCTCAGTAGGAAAGGACTGAGTTCCTATGCATTTATAGTTTCTAAATGGGAAAgagaatttaagaaaaaacataatGGCTGTGGCATAAACTTAACAGTACTTCAGTAATGAAATGGCTGAAGAAGGGTGGATGAGTAACATTCCCTAGGCATCTGAAGTACCACGACTGGTGTTTTATGAGTATTATATCACTTCATTATTGGAAAGGACTTCAAAATAGCATTATCACATCCCCAttttagaaatgataaaaatgagcTTTAAAGAAGTAATAGAATTTGCTCAAAAAGGTATAACAAGTAAATGGTGCCAGGCTTCATATTCAGATTTTAATTCAAGcttgttaacttaaaaaaatcttattatgGTATATGATAAATATACGTATGTGACTTAGTCATATTAGTCTTGACATACATTATGAGATTAGGTTTGCTAATAGTTTTTCACATGTATGTTCATGAGTAATACTGGATACTGTTGTTCACAGCAAAAGGGTTGGTCCAGATTACCTAGTTCACTGTTACTCAAACTGGGTATCTCAAGACCACAGCCTTCTTATAAAACTTTATCTCAGCCATAGATGCTTAACTTGTTCTTGCAGACAAAACAGAACACAGGAGGGGCAGGATAGCAGAATGGCTGAGATTTCAGATTCGGAAACACACCTCACCTCCAGGCAAATCACACGTCTGTCCCACTCTAGCTACTGTGTTAGCACCTGCGTCCAAGACTAACCACCATTAGGTGGCTGGCTACATGTACCTCTCTTGCTGATTTTTGTGAAGACCAAATGAAATAGTAAGATAAAAGATAGAACACAGTGCCAGGCATgtgaatatttaaaagatattagctattattatttttactttatgagGTATAAATGCACCAGATTCTGCTCAAAAATATTCTAGATGTGTCAGAAGCAGCCTTACATCTGTACATTTAAGTTTCTACActtatatcaaaataatacacaaaTACTTCAAAAATCATTTCAtaggaaaatttaaaacacattagGATGATTAAtaagggcttttctttttttaagacagggtctcactgtgtcacccaggctggagtacactggtgcaatctcggctcactgcaacctccacctcctgggctcaagagattctcccacttcagcctcccaagtagctgggactacaggagtgtgccaccacatccagctaatttttgtattttttatagagatggggtttcgccatgttgcctgaGGCTGGtctctcctgagctcaagagatctgcccaccccggcctcctaaagtgctgggattacaggtatggggcactgcacccagccaaaaatggctaataaataaactttattaaagAACTTGTTTCAGTGACACAGAAATATGTCTATTATGTAAACCCACTTACGGTATTATTATACAACACTGAAATCCTCCCAAATTCTTTGAAGACGAACCAATGATGGTCTTgaaacttgattttaaaaatacagaaaaggggccaggcacagtggctcacgcctttgggaggccgaggtgcgtggatcacctggagtcaggagttcgagaccagcctggccaacatggtgaaatcctgtctctactaaaaatacaaaaaattagccaggcgtggtggcacacgtctgtaattccagctactcaggaggctaaggcatgagaattgcttgaacccgggaggcggaggttgcagcgagccgagatagtgccactgcactccagcctgggcaacagagtgagactgtctcaaaaaaaaaaaaaaaaaaaaaaagataggaaaggATAGATAAAAATGacttacctttttaaaatgagtAGCTGACTGTACTTTCCTAACAGGCTGCATAAGGGCATCACGTACAATGATGCTTATATCTGCCCCTGAATAACCATCTGTTTTCCTCCCAAGTTCCCGAAAGTCTGCTTCCGTGAGACTGTTCTGAGTGGTCCCCAGGTGCAGTTTAAACATTGCTGCTCGGGCATGGGGTTCCGGCAAGGGAATATAAATTCGTTTCTCAAATCTTAAAAGAGAAATTACATCAAGAATATACTTAATTGAAAATTAGGATATTTCCAAGAAGAAACAGACACTAAGTTAAGTGGGCCTGTATGTGCCAAggttaaacatatatatttaggttaaagggataatatccagaacacattaaaaacaaacaaataaaatcaaaatagccTGGGAGCCAGTTTGGAGTGGCTGAATCTTTCGTGCATTTTTGGGTTATTGTGGCCACAGTGTTCCTATGTCTGGAATTCATGAAATAAAAAGAGGTCCTACAGGGTTACAGTTTCCCACAAAATTGTACTCTGAACTCTTGATCAAGGGACTAATGATTAACAATATAAAACAGGAGTAGAGATGACACAGTAATTCTCTACATTCAAAACAGAATTACCTCACAATCTTATAggatatatattacacaaaatGTCCACTTTAATGAATACATCCAGAACAATCCTATATTATAAAGAATAAACACTATGTTTCATTAACAATAATTTTGCTTGCTTTCTTAGAATTTCggtatttggagacagagaagCAGTGATGAGGGATAATTTAAGTGGTCTGAGCAGACAGTTTTTTCTCCAGGTAACTCTCTGTGACAATGAAAAGAATTTAAAGTTTCCATTGCCTCTAGAGATGGGTGCAGAATAAggcaatttttcaaaaatacccTGCACATTTCCTTTCTTGGTACTGGATGGTAAGCTAGAATGCTGGCGCAAATCATCAAGTGAATGGGATAAAAGTGGCAAAAACTGAGGTGCTAATTTTTAccatacaaaataaatgaatgtaataCAGAACTGTGAAGAGTGAAAAGTGAAGAGTCCGTATACCTTTCCTAGAGCTGAAGTttcattttcaacttaaaaattagatagatagatgtgtgtgtgtatacatatatacatatacacatatacatatatacacacacacacacatatatatatatatatttttttttgagatggagtctcactctgttgcccaagctggagtgcagtggcacaatcttggctcactgcaacctccgcctcctgggctcaagcgattctcccacctcagcttcccgagtagctgggactacagacaggtgtgcgccaccatggccaggtaatttttttggattttagtagagacagcgtttcaccacgttgcccagggtggttttgaactcctgagctcaggcaatctgcccacctcggcttcccaaagtgctgggattacaggcatgagccaccgcacccggcctgacatATagtttttactaaaaaaaaaaaaatcttggctgggcgtggtggctcacatctgtaattccagcactctcggaggctgaggcgggtggatcatgaggtcaagagattgagaccatcctcgccACATgatgaaatctcgtctctactaaaaatatacaaattagctgggcgtggtggtgcatacctgtagtcccagctacttgggaggctgaggcaggagaatcacttgaacctgggaggtggaggatgcagtgagccgagatcgcaccaccgcactccagcctggcaacagagtgagactccgactcaaaaaaaaaaaaaaagaatcttaccTGGTTATCTTATTTTGACTTATAGAATTGCCATTttgctaaaattttatataaatggtttTTACTGAATTGTCAaactatgtttataaatttttgaAGCATCAGTGCCCACCAAACTTAATCAGAATGAAAGGTAAGCATTAggtaatatattttctaatatgaaaGACAGAAGTGTGTGGAAATCTTGTATATTTGATAAACTagggaaacaaacaagcaaatgaccACCCTTCTCCCCCTCAAGGCAGGGGAGCAACAGGGTTAGAGCACATTACAAATCTTTTGAAAAGTTGTTAGAATGCCTCCTGACAAGACAAAAAGGGAATTATCATCTACTTGTTCCATCTGCAGTGAGAAATAAGATATTTACTGTATTATCCTACCTTCGCCTAATGGCAGAATCCAGAACCCAGGGTATATTTGTAGCTCCCAGAACCAAAATTCCATCATTGTCTACACCAACCCCTGCATTAAAATAGGTAATGCTTTAATTAATTTGTCATTTTGGTGTTCTTTAAACTTCTTCCATATATTCTGTTAAGAAATGTTGTGCTTTACCATTAAAGTGCTTCATCTTGAGAGTCTGTCTTTGAAAAAGAACTGTATTTAATCAAATATCACCTTACGGCAATATGATCCAAATACACTATGATGCAATATGATGCAAATATATGAATCAAATCTCCCAGACTGTGGAAAATACTATTAACATtcgtttcaaaatatttcttgaaaaatttCATTCGAAGTCTACATATTACTCTTACTGAAGTTGTTCCTGGTAtattataaatgaatacattaaatctcttttctattTATGTCAGTGAGTCCTACAAGATAATTACAACTGAGTAAAAATTATGTATGCATATGGAAGACAATTGGAATTAAACATGGCAAAATGAAACAGTTTGTTAGAATGGAGAAATTCTGCTTGAATTTTTCATTACTGTtataaaaattgttataaaataaacaaaaacgactttaaaaatcaataacattaaattagccgggcatggtggtgcgtgcctgtaatcccagctactcaggaggctgaggcatgagaattgcttgaacctgggaggtggaggttgcagtgagctgagatcgtgccactgcactccagcctgggcgacagagtgagactccatctcaaaaaaaaaaaaaaaaaaaaattagtaacacTACCTTGCATTTGCACTAGGAACTCCGTCTTAATTCTACGTGCGGCTTCACTTTCATTTTCACTTCTTGAACCACAGAGAGAATCAATTTCATCAATGAAGATAATGGAGGGCTTGTTCTCTCTGGCAAGTTGGAATAAATTCTTAACCagtctaaaaataaatgaaaacttttaagtctctaaaaaatagtaaaagattaaaacaaattaatatatcaatattacAAGAACTCTGTAGATTAAAAAGCCTAATCATGTTTCAGGTACAGAAAATAAGAATGCTACAACTGGATAATTCACTTTATGATTTACTAGGTTGTAGATATATGCTATCTTTTCCCACAAAAGAAATTCTAGATTAGAGACTGATTTGACAGAGAAGTGAGTACCTATATTACATGACTTCTCTGAATATCTATGAGTGATGTAAGAAATCTATTAAGGACTGATACAGTAATTACAGgcaaagaaaaaactttaaaaaattgatttactACTTACTTTTCACTTTCACCTAGCCACTTAGAAACAAGATCAGAGGAAGatattgaaaaaaatgttgaGTTGTTGGCTTCTGTTGCTACAGCTTTGGCTAAGTAGGACTTTCCCGTTCCAGGCGGCCCAAATAATAGGATTCCCCTCCAAGGTGTTCTCTTGCctaaaatttacatttagaaaaatgtCATGAGAATTTTAACACTTAATTGCATCATCTATACTGAGGAATACTCTGAAAAGATTTTCACTCTAAACCTCTAAggattaaaacaatattttaaaaataaatcaatctaAGGTAtgtcttaaatatattttgtttcttctagaGACTACTTTATCAAAAAGATACTTACATAACATAAGCCTTCTAACAGGAAGTACATttgtttgctcattcattcaatcaatatgTATCAAAACCGTAACATGTGCACAGGCAAAAGGATTTCTGCCCTGCATGGAGTCTAGTAGGGGAAAAGAGTTCAGTTAAAAGGTACTTTCTGATCATCTACTGTGTACACTGCTTGATACCAGAATATTGTACAAAAATTATATCCATAAAAAATGGGCAGCTGGAAGagattttctttgaatatttatgCTCTTTGGAAAAGCGAACCTAACAAAGTTTGGATGACTTGTGAGTTTCTGCTGAATTCTTGATTCCACAGGAAAGCACAGGTTAGTGTTATAGGTAGcagactttcttttatttttttttgagacggagtctcactcttgttgcccaggctggagtgcagtggtgcgatctcggctcactgcaacctctgcctcctggtttcaagcgattctcccgcctcagcctcccaggtagctgagattataggtgcccgccattacgcctggctagtttttgtattttagtagagacggggttttaccatgttggtcaggctggtctcgatcttctgacctcaggtgatctgcccacctcagcctccggctAGGTAGCAGACTTTCATGGTTGGGTAACAAAAAGGTGATACTACCTTAAATCCTAGTTTTGCCAAAATATAACCAGCAAATACATCAACTCTTCGAGCCTCAATTTTGCTAATGAGCAATTATAATCCTGCCTAAAATAAAACAGGTGGGTTACAGCTGGCAGTAAACTAtcaaacatacatttaaaaaactatggctgggcatggtggctcatgtatgtaatcccagcactttgagaggctgagacgggtggatcacctgaggtcaggagctcgggACaactgtggccaacatggtgaaaccctgactctagtaaaaatacaaaaattagctgggtgtggtggcagatgcctgtaatcccaaatactcgggaggctgaggcaggagaattgcttgaactcgggaggtggaggttgcagtgaactgagaccacgccattgcattccagcctgggcgacaagagtgaaactctgtctcaaaaaaagaaacaaaacaaaacaaaacaaaaaaaactgctaGGTGCAAACTATGGATGTGTACACAGTATCTGCAAAAGAATGATATGCAGATGAATAACACTGTTTCACTTAACTGTTATGAAAGCAACTGTTACTTGaatttcattttcctattttacatGTATACATTTACAAGTCAGTGTCTGAGTATGGTACATATACCACTGGTATAACATGAAATACTTTTAGGTggtatatactttaaataattttttaatgtgtattggaaaaacacttttttttcacttataaagGCACAAAGCAGTCTTTTCAATAACGTTACTAAGTAAAAATATGCGAGATGATTTAAAGTTCAAATACAGGCAAAATAATCTTTGGTGTTAGAAGTCGAGAGAGAGAGATGACCTCTCGGGAGGAATGAGGCAGAAGGCTCCTGCCAGGTCCCTGGCAATGCTGTTATTTCTGGATCTGGTTGATGACACTGGCATGCTTGCTTTGTGACAATTAAGGAAGCCCAACACCCAGGGGCTCCTGTATGTCTCTGTATCTTTATGCTATACTCTAGTAAAAATGTTGTtctaaaaaataagcaaagaaaaatattaaaaattagtaatGGTACACATACATGGAAAAATTCATGAAGATGATACATCAATGACTCATGTTTGAGAAAAACTGGTATAAGTAATATACCACAAAATGAGTTCAAccatatttttgtgcttttatagGATTATGATGTCAACTTTTATGCTGTTAAGTTTCATACTCCTGAAGTTGGGTAGTAAACTGCACCTTGAAGCTAGGTGGACAGTGCGTGGCCTACAGGCTTTTTGCTGTTCATCACTGCTCTATACGATACGACTGTCTGGACTCTTCAGTCTGAGGCCAACATTGCAGATTTGCTGTTGACATAAACCAACATGTTTGCAAAAGGAAAAACCTCTGACTGTCAGACTGTGGGTGTGGCCATATTACAGTCAAGGCTATCAGTCACAAGAAGGATAATATAAAGGAATGGTTTAGCACAGACATATCACTTACTGCTGGAACTAGAACTTGTAAGTTTCCCCAGATGGTAGGTCAGCAATATTCTCTTCACAGTGATAATGAAATGTCCTTTTGCTACTAGAGGTTATGCACTTCCTCTGAAACTGTTAAGTGATTCTTACTCctctttttaagaaatagaaatactctttaaaaattaatacataaccATTGCAAAAATTCAGATGAAAGTCAAAAGTAAAAATCTCCTATAATCTTATCCCCTaggcatatattaatatttctatgtCAATCTAACTATACTTACTTCTCAGCATACACATTTAACAAACATGGAATCATACTATTCAGTTTATAACTGCTTTTTGATCTTTGCAATAGATGTGGacattcttcaataaaatacaatGCAGATTTCAATTTATTAATGTAGATGTACACTCTATTTTACTgagtgcatagtattccactgcaTGTTGGTGAATTACCCTACTGgttgacatttaggttgttttgcAATATATATACACTGCAAATATGGATAtgtataagaaataaaacatcttgTATAAAGATATATCACCACCTTTTAACAGTCACAATTTATTTAAGATAATTCATTAGTGACAAGAATGACAATGCTTCACCTCAGTCATCAATGAACTTTTACAAActcatgaaataaaattatttaaaagttatgtCACCTGTaaaaagatgaggaaatttaATAGGCAGTATCACAGCCTCTTTCAGTGCTTCTTTGGCTCCTTCAAGTCCAGCAACGTCACTCCATTTCACATTTGGTCGTTCTATAACAATGGCACCTGCAAAAAATTACGTTATCTTTAAATTAAGAAAGACTATTTCACCAAAGTTAGAAGACAACATGAAATAATGATGTTAAAGAAACGCATTATAAAATTGGGAAAGTTTTATGTACTAACAACCTTTTTGAAATAGCATGAGCAGGAAGCAGGTGTTAGGGAGTAGTCAATAGGACTAGGAACCAGGTGGATGACTAGATAACCTGGGGCATGTTACTTTACCCTTCTGTTTCAGCTTCCTCActtgtgaaatgaaaataataccatCTGCCCAAACTACTTAGATAGGTTGGTGAGAAAATCAAATGATATAATGAATATTAGAGTGTTTGGAAAAGCACCAAACGTTCCATAAGGTGGTTATATTTGAATACATTGATTTTGGAGTATCAAAAGTACTTGTTCTACCATTTCTCCTGTTAACCAAAAGAAAAGGTAATCTAATCCTCTCCTcaaccactggaaaaaaaaatatgcttaACAAATTTAACTCAAGATAGGCAGACAGAcagaagggagaaggaaaaggagagaggaaaggaaggaatggaagCAGATGATGGGAAACCGAGAAAAGATACCCCTGCAGATTTGCAATACTTTCCTAAGATTTGCCCAAGTTTCTATTTGGCTGCTAAATAGATCTATTTACAACTTTTGTTAATTAACAAAGTTAACTTACAGGGAAGATTTAGCTTCTGAATGCAGTATATTCAAAAGCCAAAGCAATTACTGCAGTTAAGAGTCCAAGAAGGATGTCTTTTAATATAGCCTACTGACAAATTTTCTAGTTCtcttttatcaaaagcttttctaATTTTCTAGAATATGGAAACTGTTCCACTATAAACTATGAAGCAGCCTGTTCTAAGATGACATGTAGTTAGTTGTTTTAAGTATAACAGAACACCACCACTTATACAATCTATTACTTTATGAAATCACTGCTACTGATTGTTTCTTCTTGTTAGGAAAGATAATCTGTTACTCTAAGACTAGTTACTAGCAACTTACTTCCCTAAATTATGAAAATCTTTAGCTACtagattaaaattaaatgaaaccaTAAGCATTTTGTATTCCAAAAGTTCAGACTActataaagtaagaaaaaagtaaattcacTTCGTCTTTTTTATGTTTCATTAAGATTAGTAATCCTAGGATTTCATGTcagttaaacaaaaataaacttattttatatatgtataccgTCTGACTAACTCAAGATTTCtgctataaattttaaaaatgtgtcatgATTTGTTTTCATATATAATACTTTTAAGTTAAAAGGTGACTTTGGAATGTTTACTGCTAAACAATCTCATACTAGACATGGTTTGCAAAATTAAAAAGGGGGGATGGGATTATGAAAAATGCTAACAAATGGAATGTACTTCCAATGATATAAATTTATCCGGTCTTTGACTATACTATTTACTAGTATATTACTTAATCACAAAAAATTCACTGAATAAAATTAGCTAACAGAAAACTCAAATCACAAAccgatttttaattttaacaaatatacacTTAATATCATAATCTAAAACAGaagtaaaagatttaaaatactgttcaaaaaacaaggaaaaattcaaaaaagatacAATAGTATGAAATCCAGCAGCAAaccattaaaaagtagaaaaaaaaggatattcaaatataaAAGGCTAGGACTCCTTTCATATTCTATTTCATCCTgaaatttcaaatacatttcctcatttaaatgttttaagtatttggttttttttctcttttatttgtttgttttacatttctgGCCCTTATCTTAAGTGATAGGGAATTTAGAGAAATCCCTATTAAAAATTGGTTGTAtcggcca is from Pan troglodytes isolate AG18354 chromosome 17, NHGRI_mPanTro3-v2.0_pri, whole genome shotgun sequence and encodes:
- the VPS4B gene encoding vacuolar protein sorting-associated protein 4B isoform X2, which translates into the protein MSSTSPNLQKAIDLASKAAQEDKAGNYEEALQLYQHAVQYFLHVVKYEAQGDKAKQSIRAKCTEYLDRAEKLKEYLKNKEKKAQKPVKEGQPSPADEKGNDSDGEGESDDPEKKKLQNQLQGAIVIERPNVKWSDVAGLEGAKEALKEAVILPIKFPHLFTGKRTPWRGILLFGPPGTGKSYLAKAVATEANNSTFFSISSSDLVSKWLGESEKLVKNLFQLARENKPSIIFIDEIDSLCGSRSENESEAARRIKTEFLVQMQGVGVDNDGILVLGATNIPWVLDSAIRRRFEKRIYIPLPEPHARAAMFKLHLGTTQNSLTEADFRELGRKTDGYSGADISIIVRDALMQPVRKVQSATHFKKSDMLRSLSNTKPTVNEHDLLKLKKFTEDFGQEG
- the VPS4B gene encoding vacuolar protein sorting-associated protein 4B isoform X1 translates to MSSTSPNLQKAIDLASKAAQEDKAGNYEEALQLYQHAVQYFLHVVKYEAQGDKAKQSIRAKCTEYLDRAEKLKEYLKNKEKKAQKPVKEGQPSPADEKGNDSDGEGESDDPEKKKLQNQLQGAIVIERPNVKWSDVAGLEGAKEALKEAVILPIKFPHLFTGKRTPWRGILLFGPPGTGKSYLAKAVATEANNSTFFSISSSDLVSKWLGESEKLVKNLFQLARENKPSIIFIDEIDSLCGSRSENESEAARRIKTEFLVQMQGVGVDNDGILVLGATNIPWVLDSAIRRRFEKRIYIPLPEPHARAAMFKLHLGTTQNSLTEADFRELGRKTDGYSGADISIIVRDALMQPVRKVQSATHFKKVRGPSRADPNHLVDDLLTPCSPGDPGAIEMTWMDVPGDKLLEPVVSMSDMLRSLSNTKPTVNEHDLLKLKKFTEDFGQEG